Proteins found in one Rhodobacter capsulatus SB 1003 genomic segment:
- a CDS encoding S49 family peptidase, which translates to MNITRSLPAPFFRRPPRVAVVRLQGAIGISRPGAPGLSDAALAETLERAFRKGKPVAVALIINSPGGSPVQSSLIAARIRALAAETGLPVHAFIEDVAASGGYWLACAADDIWADATSIVGSIGVISSGFGFADLIGRYGVERRVHTAGGSKSFLDPFRPEKPEDVDRLTRLLEDMHRAFKAWVTDRRGAKLAAGADLFTGEIWTGAQALETGLIDGLAHPGPKLRALYGDKVKLVPYGPRRSWLRRFGASMAAEAAVSVLEAAEERALWARVGL; encoded by the coding sequence ATGAACATCACCCGATCCCTCCCCGCCCCGTTCTTCCGCCGTCCGCCGCGCGTGGCCGTTGTCCGGCTGCAGGGCGCGATCGGGATCAGCCGTCCCGGGGCGCCGGGCCTGTCGGATGCCGCGCTGGCCGAGACGCTGGAGCGCGCCTTTCGCAAGGGCAAGCCGGTGGCGGTGGCGCTGATCATCAATTCCCCCGGCGGCTCTCCGGTGCAATCCTCGCTGATCGCGGCGCGGATCCGGGCCCTGGCGGCGGAAACCGGCCTGCCGGTGCATGCTTTCATCGAGGATGTGGCGGCCTCGGGCGGCTACTGGCTGGCCTGCGCCGCCGATGACATCTGGGCCGATGCCACCTCGATCGTCGGCTCGATCGGGGTGATCTCCTCGGGCTTCGGCTTTGCCGATCTGATCGGCCGCTACGGCGTCGAGCGGCGGGTGCATACGGCGGGCGGTTCGAAAAGTTTCCTTGACCCGTTCCGACCGGAAAAGCCCGAAGATGTGGACCGGCTGACCCGGCTTCTGGAAGACATGCACCGCGCCTTCAAGGCCTGGGTGACCGACCGGCGGGGCGCGAAGCTGGCTGCGGGGGCGGATCTCTTCACCGGCGAGATCTGGACCGGGGCGCAGGCGCTGGAAACCGGGCTGATCGACGGGCTGGCGCATCCGGGGCCGAAGCTGCGGGCGCTTTACGGCGACAAGGTGAAGCTGGTGCCCTATGGTCCGCGCCGGTCCTGGCTGCGCCGTTTCGGCGCCAGCATGGCAGCCGAGGCGGCGGTTTCCGTGCTGGAGGCCGCCGAGGAACGGGCGCTTTGGGCGCGGGTCGGGCTTTGA
- the pgsA gene encoding CDP-diacylglycerol--glycerol-3-phosphate 3-phosphatidyltransferase, whose translation MKWNLPNSLTVLRLIAAPGVAVMFLYFARPWADWFALTLFIGAAVTDWFDGYLARAWKQESKFGAMLDPIADKAMVVIALVVITGYSGMNPWLILPATVILFREVFVSGLREFIGADAGKLKVTKLAKWKTTAQMVAIAILFLGTGLDYLEKGRAPRAGEGNLPNFASLADLANHVGLALIWVAAVLTAITGWDYFRKALPFLRDHKDS comes from the coding sequence ATGAAATGGAACCTGCCCAACTCGCTGACCGTTTTGCGCCTGATCGCCGCCCCCGGCGTCGCGGTGATGTTCCTTTACTTCGCCCGTCCCTGGGCCGACTGGTTCGCGCTGACGCTGTTCATCGGCGCGGCCGTCACCGACTGGTTTGACGGCTATCTGGCGCGGGCCTGGAAGCAGGAAAGCAAGTTCGGCGCCATGCTCGACCCGATCGCCGACAAGGCGATGGTGGTGATCGCGCTTGTGGTCATCACCGGCTATTCCGGCATGAACCCCTGGCTGATCCTGCCCGCGACGGTGATCCTGTTCCGGGAGGTTTTCGTCTCGGGGCTGCGCGAATTCATCGGCGCCGATGCGGGCAAGCTCAAGGTCACGAAACTGGCGAAATGGAAGACCACGGCGCAGATGGTGGCGATTGCCATCCTGTTCCTGGGCACCGGGCTTGATTATCTGGAAAAGGGCCGGGCACCCCGCGCGGGCGAGGGCAACCTGCCCAATTTCGCCAGCCTCGCCGATCTGGCCAATCACGTCGGTCTGGCGCTGATCTGGGTGGCCGCGGTGCTGACCGCGATCACCGGCTGGGATTATTTCCGCAAGGCGCTGCCCTTCCTGCGCGATCACAAGGACAGCTGA
- a CDS encoding cation:proton antiporter: MNRTEFVIATAIILFLAFCLGWFASWLIHRLTRVTAADMGELEQMAQALHEAEEQRDQAVAYVESREAELTNQINQTEAELRAAMDGLRDARHEAEELRAYIERLQAER; encoded by the coding sequence ATGAACAGAACCGAATTCGTCATCGCCACGGCGATCATCCTGTTTCTGGCCTTCTGCCTGGGCTGGTTCGCCTCCTGGCTGATCCACCGGCTGACCCGGGTCACCGCGGCCGACATGGGCGAGCTGGAACAGATGGCGCAGGCGCTGCACGAGGCCGAGGAACAGCGCGATCAGGCCGTGGCCTATGTCGAAAGCCGCGAGGCGGAGCTGACGAACCAGATCAACCAGACCGAGGCCGAACTCCGCGCGGCGATGGATGGGCTGCGCGATGCCCGCCACGAGGCCGAGGAACTGCGCGCCTATATCGAGCGCCTGCAAGCCGAGCGGTAA
- a CDS encoding OmpA family protein, whose protein sequence is MRGRITLLTTTAFVGALVLSAFIAGGSATIIEQRSRKAVKLALETASHSWVQVETDGLQVILLGTAPSEAARFRSVTLVSTVVDSSRIVDNTDAEVQKAIAPPDFSLQMLRNDEGISLIGLVPSGTDRKALQERLTKIAGEGAVTDMLESADYPVPGGWRTALEFGIAALTELPRAKVSILPGKVGVEAITDSPEQKAEAEALLNRRRPTEIRLDAKISAPRPVITPFTLRFLIDAEGARFDACSADTDRAAGRIMAAARKAGAKGELDCTVGMGVPSPQWAEAVEKGVAALAQLGAGTLTFSDADIALVAADTTDPAIYDRVVGDLESNLPEVFSLKAELAKKAEAKAAVPEFSALLREDGQVELRGRVTSDRSREALESFAHAQFGATSVYGATRVDTGLPEGWPLRTLTALEALRLMHEGTVTVTPDLVRLAGVTGDRQASDKAARLFARRLGEAAPIALSVKYDRRLDASLALPDGNDCVARLNGALARDKIGFEPSSATIKPEDGPKLDALAKAMAQCQDFRMEVAGHTDSQGSDEGNRKLSQARAEAVITALSARRVLTRNLTPKGYGESQPIAENDTDKGREATRRIEFVLLDAKPVGGAGQIDLPVTVPEPPKPAPVAPIEAAPDLVLDESAIAGAAPMEEAHGEPMPAPADTPAETPAVAAPAPADPVATPPVPADPAAAASDAAATEAATTQAGAAEGTEAALVIPVNPAAQSPGHPKPRPKKLGGRDN, encoded by the coding sequence ATGCGTGGCCGCATCACCCTCCTGACGACGACGGCTTTCGTCGGCGCCCTCGTGCTCTCGGCCTTCATCGCGGGCGGCTCTGCCACGATCATCGAGCAGCGCTCGCGCAAGGCGGTGAAACTGGCGCTGGAAACCGCAAGCCATTCCTGGGTCCAGGTCGAAACCGACGGGCTGCAGGTGATCTTGCTCGGAACTGCGCCGTCGGAGGCGGCGCGGTTCCGTTCCGTCACCCTGGTTTCGACCGTGGTCGACAGTTCCCGCATCGTCGACAACACCGATGCCGAGGTGCAAAAGGCGATCGCGCCGCCGGATTTCTCGCTGCAGATGCTGCGCAATGACGAGGGGATCTCGCTGATCGGGCTGGTGCCCTCGGGCACCGACCGCAAGGCGCTGCAGGAGCGGCTGACGAAGATCGCGGGCGAGGGGGCGGTGACCGACATGCTGGAAAGCGCCGATTATCCGGTGCCGGGCGGCTGGCGGACGGCGCTTGAATTCGGCATCGCGGCGCTGACGGAACTGCCCCGCGCCAAGGTGTCGATCCTGCCCGGCAAGGTCGGCGTCGAGGCGATCACCGACAGCCCCGAACAGAAGGCCGAGGCCGAGGCGCTGCTGAACCGCCGCCGCCCGACCGAGATCCGGCTTGACGCCAAGATCTCGGCGCCGCGCCCGGTGATCACGCCCTTCACCCTGCGCTTCCTGATCGACGCCGAGGGCGCCCGTTTCGACGCCTGTTCCGCCGATACCGACCGCGCCGCGGGGCGGATCATGGCGGCGGCGCGCAAGGCCGGGGCCAAGGGCGAGCTGGATTGCACCGTCGGCATGGGCGTGCCCTCGCCGCAATGGGCCGAGGCGGTCGAAAAAGGCGTGGCGGCGCTGGCGCAGCTGGGCGCGGGCACGCTGACCTTTTCCGATGCCGATATCGCGCTGGTAGCGGCCGACACGACCGATCCTGCGATCTATGACCGGGTGGTGGGCGATCTTGAATCGAACCTGCCCGAGGTGTTCTCGCTCAAGGCCGAGCTGGCGAAGAAAGCCGAGGCCAAGGCGGCCGTGCCCGAATTCTCGGCGCTTCTGCGCGAGGATGGGCAGGTGGAGCTGCGCGGCCGGGTGACCTCGGACCGCTCGCGCGAGGCGCTGGAAAGTTTCGCCCATGCGCAATTCGGCGCGACCTCGGTTTACGGCGCGACGCGGGTCGATACCGGCCTGCCCGAGGGCTGGCCCTTGCGCACGCTGACCGCGCTCGAGGCGCTGCGGCTGATGCACGAGGGCACGGTGACGGTGACGCCCGATCTGGTCCGGCTTGCGGGCGTGACCGGCGACCGGCAGGCCTCGGACAAGGCGGCGCGGCTGTTCGCGCGACGGCTGGGGGAGGCGGCGCCGATCGCGCTTTCGGTGAAATACGACCGCAGGCTGGATGCGTCGCTGGCGCTGCCTGATGGCAACGACTGCGTGGCCCGGCTGAACGGCGCTCTGGCGCGCGACAAGATCGGGTTCGAGCCCAGTTCGGCGACGATCAAGCCCGAGGACGGGCCGAAGCTGGACGCCCTGGCCAAGGCGATGGCGCAATGTCAGGATTTCCGCATGGAAGTGGCGGGTCACACCGACAGCCAGGGCAGCGACGAGGGCAACCGCAAGCTGTCGCAGGCCCGGGCCGAGGCGGTGATCACCGCGCTTTCCGCGCGCCGGGTGCTGACGCGCAACCTGACGCCCAAGGGCTATGGCGAAAGCCAGCCCATCGCCGAGAATGACACCGACAAGGGCCGCGAGGCGACCCGGCGCATCGAATTCGTGCTGCTGGATGCCAAGCCGGTGGGGGGCGCCGGGCAGATCGATCTGCCGGTGACGGTGCCGGAACCGCCGAAGCCCGCGCCCGTCGCGCCGATCGAGGCTGCGCCCGATCTGGTGCTGGACGAAAGCGCCATCGCAGGCGCCGCCCCGATGGAAGAGGCGCATGGCGAGCCGATGCCGGCCCCCGCAGATACGCCCGCCGAGACGCCCGCGGTGGCCGCTCCCGCTCCGGCTGACCCCGTTGCGACGCCCCCCGTTCCGGCGGACCCCGCCGCGGCCGCTTCGGACGCTGCGGCGACGGAAGCTGCGACGACGCAGGCCGGAGCGGCCGAGGGGACCGAGGCCGCCCTTGTCATTCCGGTCAACCCCGCCGCGCAATCGCCCGGCCACCCGAAACCGCGCCCGAAGAAACTGGGCGGGCGGGACAACTGA
- a CDS encoding lysine-2,3-aminomutase-like protein, which yields MTAPVTTALTRPEDLLAEGLVTPGQMPDLTQVAQDFRIRVTPAMRAAITAPADPVAAQFVPSAAELITRPEERADPIGDAVHSPAPGLTHRYPDRAILHITKTCDVYCRFCFRRETVGETGPLPEPDLAQALEYIAATPALREIILTGGDPLTLSPRRLEDVLTRLSAIPHITTLRFHSRVPVVAPERITPALVALLRAQRPAVWVVVHTNHAQELTAPARAALARLVDAGVPLLSQSVLLKGVNDSHDALRDLFRALQDCRVKPYYLHHCDLAPGTGHFRTTIAAGRALMAGLRGPLSGAAIPTYVLDIPGGFGKVPITADHVAPGARPGLWRVTDWRGGVHDYADPAS from the coding sequence ATGACCGCACCCGTGACCACCGCCCTGACCCGCCCCGAAGACCTTCTGGCCGAGGGTCTGGTGACGCCCGGGCAGATGCCCGATCTGACCCAGGTGGCGCAGGACTTCCGCATCCGGGTGACGCCCGCGATGCGCGCGGCGATCACCGCGCCCGCGGACCCGGTGGCGGCGCAATTCGTGCCCTCTGCGGCGGAACTGATCACCCGGCCCGAGGAACGCGCCGATCCGATCGGCGATGCCGTGCATTCCCCGGCGCCCGGGCTGACGCATCGCTACCCCGACCGGGCGATCTTGCACATCACCAAGACCTGCGACGTCTATTGCCGCTTCTGCTTTCGCCGCGAAACTGTGGGCGAGACCGGGCCTCTGCCGGAACCCGATCTGGCGCAGGCGCTCGAGTACATCGCCGCGACGCCGGCCCTGCGCGAGATCATCCTGACCGGCGGCGATCCCTTGACGCTGTCGCCCCGCAGGCTGGAAGACGTGCTGACCCGGCTTTCGGCTATCCCCCATATCACCACCCTGCGCTTTCATTCCCGCGTGCCGGTGGTGGCGCCCGAGCGGATCACGCCTGCGCTGGTCGCGCTGTTGCGGGCGCAACGCCCCGCCGTCTGGGTGGTTGTGCACACCAACCACGCGCAGGAGCTGACCGCGCCCGCCCGCGCGGCGCTTGCGCGGCTCGTGGATGCCGGGGTGCCGCTTCTGTCGCAATCGGTCCTGCTCAAAGGCGTGAACGACAGTCACGACGCGCTGCGCGACCTGTTTCGTGCGCTGCAAGATTGCCGGGTGAAGCCCTATTACCTGCATCATTGCGATCTGGCCCCCGGCACCGGGCATTTCCGCACCACGATCGCGGCGGGCCGTGCGCTGATGGCCGGGCTGCGCGGGCCTCTGAGCGGGGCGGCGATCCCGACCTATGTGCTCGATATTCCGGGCGGCTTCGGCAAGGTGCCGATCACCGCCGATCATGTCGCCCCGGGGGCGCGGCCGGGCCTGTGGCGCGTCACCGACTGGCGGGGCGGCGTTCACGATTACGCCGACCCCGCAAGCTGA
- the pyrC gene encoding dihydroorotase has product MTVFFENARLIDPEAGTETVGNLVVDGGIIAAIGQMQAPADARVIDCGGKCLAPGIVDIGVKIGEPGERHKESFRTAGLAAARGGVTTIIARPDTSPAIDTPETLEFVTRRAAEAPVRIRHMAALTKGRAGREMTEIGFLMDAGAIAFTDADHVCADTKVLSRAFTYARSLGALVLCHPQDPGLSKGAAVTSGKFASLRGLPAVSPMAERMGLDRDLALVEMTGVRYHADQITTARALPALSRAKAAGLPVTAGVSVHHLTLNEFDVGNYRTFFKLTPPLRSEDDRLAMVQALAEGVIDILCSMHTPADEESKRLPYEEAAAGAVGLETLLPAALRLYHAGSLDLPGLFRALALNPARLMGLPQGRLCEGSPADLVLFDPEAPFVLDRFTLASKSKNTPFDGARLTGKVLATFVGGVQVHGQA; this is encoded by the coding sequence ATGACCGTATTTTTTGAAAACGCCCGGCTGATCGACCCCGAAGCGGGCACCGAGACGGTTGGCAATCTTGTCGTCGATGGCGGCATCATTGCCGCGATCGGCCAGATGCAGGCCCCCGCGGATGCCCGGGTGATCGACTGCGGCGGCAAATGCCTGGCGCCGGGGATCGTCGATATCGGCGTGAAGATCGGCGAACCCGGCGAACGGCACAAGGAAAGCTTCCGCACCGCGGGGCTGGCCGCGGCGCGCGGCGGCGTGACCACGATCATCGCCCGTCCCGACACCAGCCCCGCCATCGACACGCCCGAGACGCTGGAATTCGTCACCCGCCGCGCCGCCGAGGCGCCGGTGCGCATCCGCCACATGGCCGCGCTGACCAAGGGCCGCGCGGGCCGCGAGATGACCGAGATCGGCTTTCTGATGGATGCGGGCGCCATCGCCTTCACCGATGCCGATCATGTCTGCGCCGACACCAAGGTGCTGTCCCGCGCCTTCACCTATGCCCGCAGCCTGGGGGCGCTGGTGCTGTGTCACCCGCAGGACCCGGGGCTGTCGAAAGGCGCCGCCGTCACCTCGGGCAAGTTCGCCAGCTTGCGCGGCCTGCCCGCGGTCAGCCCGATGGCGGAACGGATGGGGCTCGACCGCGATCTGGCCTTGGTCGAGATGACCGGGGTGCGCTATCACGCCGATCAGATCACCACCGCCCGCGCCCTGCCCGCGCTGTCCCGCGCCAAGGCGGCCGGGCTGCCGGTGACGGCGGGCGTGTCGGTGCATCACCTGACGCTGAACGAATTCGACGTCGGCAATTACCGCACCTTCTTCAAGCTGACGCCGCCGCTTCGGTCCGAAGACGACCGGCTGGCGATGGTGCAGGCGCTCGCCGAGGGCGTGATCGACATCCTCTGTTCGATGCACACCCCGGCGGACGAGGAATCAAAACGCCTGCCCTATGAGGAGGCGGCGGCCGGTGCGGTCGGGCTGGAAACCCTGCTGCCCGCGGCGCTGCGGCTTTATCACGCAGGAAGCCTTGACCTGCCGGGGCTGTTCCGCGCGCTTGCGCTCAATCCGGCGCGGCTGATGGGGCTGCCGCAGGGCCGACTTTGCGAGGGAAGTCCGGCCGATCTGGTGCTGTTCGACCCGGAGGCGCCCTTTGTGCTGGACCGGTTCACGCTGGCCTCGAAATCGAAGAACACGCCTTTTGACGGCGCCAGGCTGACGGGCAAGGTGCTTGCCACTTTCGTCGGCGGGGTGCAGGTTCACGGGCAGGCATAA
- the uvrC gene encoding excinuclease ABC subunit UvrC: MTDGCDLPDGAATQQGVRLKGHALIADYVSRLDGSPGVYRMLNAAQEVLYVGKARNLKARVSNYARTTGHSGRIARMISETTHMMFLTTRTETEALLLEQNLIKQLKPRYNVLLRDDKSFPYILIAGDHPFPMIRKHRGARTVKGAYFGPFASASAVNRTLNHLERAFQLRNCSDAMFSSRTRACLQYQIKRCSGPCVGKISEDDYRRTVADAQRFLEGKSSSIQQDLAAEMSAASEAMEYERAAALRDRIGALTTVQQSQGINPRSVAEADVVAVHLEGGQACVQVFFIRAHQSWGNHDFYPRTGAGAEEAEVLEAFLAQFYDAKEPPKTILLSHEIEDADLMIDLLSTRAGRKVELAVPKRGEKAELVENALRNARESLGRKMSESAAQAKLLLGVAAAFGLPKPPDRIEVYDNSHIQGAHAVGGMIVAGPEGLMKSSYRKFNIKGEDLTPGDDFGMMKEVLTRRFERLLREDPERKTDLWPDLLLIDGGAGQVSAVHEIMVALGVADIAMVGVAKGIDRDLGKEEFHRIGHRPMALPRQDPVLYYIQRLRDEAHRWAIGAHRAKRAKATMANPLDEIPGIGATRKRALLAHFGSAKAVSRAGESDLMEVPGISAAMAETIWNFFNDRG, from the coding sequence ATGACGGACGGATGCGATCTTCCCGATGGTGCTGCGACGCAGCAGGGCGTGCGGTTGAAAGGCCATGCGCTGATCGCGGATTACGTCAGCCGTCTTGACGGATCTCCGGGCGTCTATCGCATGCTGAATGCGGCGCAGGAGGTGCTTTACGTCGGCAAGGCCCGCAATCTGAAGGCGCGGGTGTCGAATTATGCGCGCACCACCGGCCATTCGGGCCGGATCGCGCGGATGATTTCCGAAACCACCCACATGATGTTCCTGACCACGCGCACGGAAACCGAGGCGCTGCTTCTGGAACAGAACCTGATCAAGCAGCTGAAGCCGCGCTACAACGTGCTTTTGCGCGACGACAAGAGCTTTCCCTATATCCTGATTGCCGGGGATCACCCGTTTCCGATGATCCGCAAGCATCGCGGCGCAAGGACCGTCAAGGGCGCCTATTTCGGGCCCTTTGCCAGCGCCTCGGCGGTCAATCGCACGCTCAATCATCTGGAACGGGCGTTTCAGCTGCGCAACTGCTCGGATGCGATGTTTTCCTCGCGCACGCGGGCCTGTCTGCAATATCAGATCAAGCGCTGTTCCGGCCCCTGCGTGGGCAAGATCAGCGAAGACGACTACCGCCGCACGGTGGCCGACGCGCAACGGTTCCTTGAGGGGAAGTCGTCCAGCATCCAGCAGGATCTGGCGGCCGAGATGAGCGCGGCCTCCGAGGCGATGGAATATGAACGCGCGGCGGCGCTGCGCGACCGGATCGGCGCCTTGACGACGGTGCAGCAAAGCCAGGGCATCAACCCGCGCTCGGTGGCCGAGGCCGATGTGGTCGCGGTGCATCTGGAGGGGGGCCAGGCCTGCGTGCAGGTCTTTTTCATCCGCGCGCATCAAAGCTGGGGCAATCACGATTTCTACCCCCGTACCGGCGCGGGCGCCGAGGAGGCCGAGGTGCTGGAGGCCTTTCTGGCGCAGTTCTACGACGCCAAGGAGCCGCCGAAGACGATCCTGCTCAGCCACGAGATCGAGGATGCCGATCTGATGATCGATCTTTTGTCCACCCGCGCCGGGCGCAAGGTGGAGCTGGCGGTGCCGAAGCGCGGCGAGAAAGCCGAGCTTGTGGAAAATGCGCTGCGCAATGCGCGCGAAAGTCTGGGCCGCAAGATGTCGGAATCGGCGGCGCAGGCGAAGCTGCTGCTGGGGGTGGCCGCGGCCTTCGGGCTGCCGAAGCCCCCGGACCGGATCGAGGTCTATGACAACTCGCATATTCAGGGCGCCCATGCGGTGGGCGGCATGATCGTCGCGGGGCCCGAGGGGCTGATGAAATCCTCTTACCGCAAGTTCAACATCAAGGGCGAGGATCTGACCCCCGGCGACGATTTCGGCATGATGAAGGAGGTTCTGACGCGGCGCTTCGAGCGGCTTCTGCGCGAGGACCCCGAGCGCAAGACCGACCTTTGGCCCGATCTTTTGCTGATCGACGGCGGCGCGGGGCAGGTCTCGGCCGTGCATGAAATCATGGTCGCGCTGGGGGTGGCCGATATCGCGATGGTTGGGGTGGCCAAGGGCATCGACCGCGATCTGGGCAAGGAGGAGTTCCACCGCATCGGGCACCGCCCGATGGCGCTGCCGCGGCAGGACCCGGTGCTTTACTACATCCAGCGGCTGCGCGACGAGGCCCACCGCTGGGCGATCGGCGCGCATCGGGCGAAGCGGGCGAAAGCCACGATGGCCAATCCGCTCGATGAAATCCCCGGCATCGGGGCGACGCGCAAACGCGCGCTTCTGGCGCATTTCGGCTCGGCCAAGGCGGTCAGCCGCGCGGGCGAGAGCGATCTGATGGAAGTTCCCGGCATTTCCGCCGCCATGGCCGAGACGATCTGGAACTTCTTCAACGATCGGGGTTGA
- the plsY gene encoding glycerol-3-phosphate 1-O-acyltransferase PlsY, whose amino-acid sequence MADLHAEAMLLLAVAGLGYLLGSVPFGVVITKAFGLGDLRKIGSGNIGATNVLRTGNKAAAAATLILDGAKGAVAVLIARALLEGNDTAAVVAGGAAFIGHLYPVWLKFKGGKGVATFLGTLIALDWFLGLGACGTWLIAAAVGRISSLSALVAAAGAVPLAYLLGDQAYMPVTALMAVLIFVRHRANIERILAGTEPRIGKKA is encoded by the coding sequence ATGGCGGATCTGCATGCGGAGGCGATGCTGCTTCTGGCGGTGGCGGGGCTTGGCTACCTGCTGGGCTCGGTGCCTTTTGGCGTCGTGATCACCAAGGCATTCGGTCTGGGCGATCTGCGCAAGATCGGCTCGGGCAATATCGGCGCGACGAATGTGCTGCGCACCGGCAACAAGGCGGCGGCGGCGGCGACGTTGATCCTGGATGGCGCCAAGGGGGCGGTGGCGGTGCTGATCGCCCGCGCGCTGCTGGAAGGCAACGACACCGCGGCCGTTGTGGCGGGCGGTGCGGCCTTCATCGGGCATCTTTACCCGGTCTGGCTGAAGTTCAAGGGCGGCAAGGGGGTTGCGACTTTCCTTGGCACGCTGATCGCGCTGGACTGGTTTTTGGGTCTGGGCGCCTGCGGCACCTGGCTGATTGCCGCCGCGGTGGGGCGGATTTCCTCGCTTTCGGCGCTGGTGGCCGCGGCGGGGGCGGTGCCCTTGGCCTATCTGCTGGGCGATCAGGCCTATATGCCGGTGACGGCGCTGATGGCGGTGCTGATCTTCGTGCGTCACCGCGCCAATATCGAGCGGATCCTGGCAGGCACCGAACCGCGGATCGGCAAGAAGGCGTAA